In Rhodothermus marinus DSM 4252, a single genomic region encodes these proteins:
- the era gene encoding GTPase Era yields the protein MEPEKTPSQPSLLIDPSQLPPEHRSGYVAIVGKPNVGKSTLMNALLGHKLSIVTPKPQTTRHRVLGILSGDTYQIVFLDTPGVLKKARYKLHEHMLRTVDRAVADADLVLFMAEATQKAPDTISLGHLGNRPAILALNKMDLVRNQEQVLPLVDAYMKQYPFEAVVPISALTGYNLDVLLKEIIHRLPPGPPFYPKDQLSEHPERFFVAEIIREKIFEQFREEIPYAAQVNIVDYKERPEGKDFIDAEIIVERPTQKAILIGKGGQALKRLGTAARQEIEAFLGRPVYLQLHVKVREDWRNRDRLLRSYGY from the coding sequence ATGGAACCGGAAAAAACGCCATCACAACCCTCGCTGCTGATTGATCCCTCGCAGCTCCCGCCCGAACATCGGAGCGGCTACGTCGCCATCGTGGGTAAGCCCAACGTGGGCAAAAGCACGCTGATGAACGCCCTGCTGGGCCACAAACTGTCGATCGTCACGCCCAAGCCGCAGACGACCCGCCATCGCGTTCTGGGCATTCTCTCGGGCGACACCTACCAGATCGTCTTCCTGGACACGCCCGGCGTGCTCAAAAAGGCTCGCTACAAGCTCCACGAGCACATGCTCCGCACCGTCGATCGGGCGGTGGCCGACGCCGATCTCGTGCTGTTCATGGCTGAAGCCACGCAGAAGGCACCCGACACGATCAGCCTGGGCCATCTGGGAAATCGCCCGGCCATTCTGGCCCTCAACAAAATGGACCTGGTGCGTAACCAGGAGCAGGTGCTGCCGCTCGTGGACGCCTACATGAAGCAGTATCCTTTCGAGGCGGTGGTGCCCATTTCGGCGCTGACCGGTTACAACCTGGATGTATTGCTCAAGGAAATCATCCATCGCCTGCCGCCGGGCCCGCCGTTTTATCCCAAAGACCAGCTCAGCGAGCATCCTGAGCGCTTCTTCGTGGCCGAGATCATCCGGGAGAAAATCTTCGAGCAGTTTCGCGAAGAGATTCCCTACGCCGCGCAGGTCAACATCGTGGACTACAAGGAGCGGCCGGAGGGCAAAGATTTCATCGATGCAGAGATCATCGTCGAGCGGCCCACGCAGAAAGCCATCCTGATCGGCAAGGGCGGCCAGGCGCTCAAGCGGCTGGGTACGGCGGCCCGTCAGGAGATCGAGGCGTTTCTGGGGCGGCCGGTTTACCTGCAACTGCACGTCAAAGTGCGCGAGGACTGGCGCAACCGCGACCGACTGCTGCGCTCCTACGGCTACTGA
- a CDS encoding pyridoxine 5'-phosphate synthase: MTRLLVNIDHVATLRNARRETFPDPVQAAVLCELAGADGIVFHLREDRRHITDRDVFRLKEVVQGKLDFELSTNEEIVSICCQVRPHLATLVPERREEITTEGGLDVLANRARLQQVIPRLFDAGIEEVALFVDPDPRQIEAAREVGANAIELHTGDFANAPTEAARRAEAEKLAAAARVAHELGLQVHAGHGLDYHNYPLFRETVPHVHEVSIGFAIIARAVLVGLETAVREMRRLVKGY; encoded by the coding sequence GTGACCCGTCTGCTTGTCAACATCGACCACGTAGCCACGCTGCGCAATGCCCGGCGCGAGACGTTTCCCGATCCGGTGCAGGCGGCCGTGCTGTGCGAACTGGCCGGCGCCGACGGGATCGTCTTTCACCTGCGGGAAGACCGGCGGCACATCACCGACCGCGACGTCTTCCGCCTGAAGGAAGTCGTGCAGGGCAAGCTGGACTTTGAACTGTCCACCAACGAAGAGATCGTGTCGATCTGCTGTCAGGTGCGGCCACACCTGGCCACGCTGGTGCCCGAGCGCCGGGAAGAGATCACCACCGAAGGGGGGCTGGACGTACTCGCCAATCGGGCCCGCCTGCAGCAGGTCATTCCCCGTCTGTTCGACGCCGGCATCGAAGAAGTGGCGCTGTTCGTCGATCCAGATCCGCGCCAGATCGAGGCAGCCCGCGAAGTGGGCGCCAATGCCATCGAGCTGCATACGGGCGACTTCGCCAACGCACCCACCGAAGCGGCCCGCCGCGCCGAAGCCGAAAAGCTGGCCGCCGCTGCCCGTGTGGCGCACGAGCTGGGCCTGCAGGTCCACGCCGGACACGGCCTCGACTACCACAACTATCCGCTCTTTCGCGAAACCGTCCCCCACGTCCACGAAGTGTCGATCGGCTTTGCCATCATCGCCCGGGCCGTACTGGTGGGGCTGGAAACCGCCGTGCGCGAAATGCGTCGGCTCGTGAAGGGTTACTGA
- the rsmD gene encoding 16S rRNA (guanine(966)-N(2))-methyltransferase RsmD, with the protein MRIIAGRFRRKTLRAPKGHLTRPTTDRTRESLFHLVESRMDLEGADVLDLFAGTGALGLEAISRGAVAVTFVELQGPVLACVRENARALGVEEACEFIRGDAVEYLRRYSGPPFDLILADPPYDLPELPQLPELAFPHLKPHGLFVLEHDKRHNFEGHPHLDTSRRYGRTIVSVFRPQPVER; encoded by the coding sequence ATGCGGATCATTGCCGGACGATTTCGCCGTAAAACGCTGCGAGCACCCAAGGGACACCTGACCCGCCCCACCACCGACCGCACGCGCGAGTCGCTTTTCCATCTGGTCGAAAGCCGGATGGATCTGGAAGGAGCCGACGTGCTCGATCTGTTTGCCGGCACCGGCGCGCTCGGACTGGAGGCCATCAGCCGGGGCGCCGTGGCTGTGACGTTCGTCGAGCTGCAGGGACCGGTCCTGGCCTGCGTCCGGGAAAACGCACGGGCGCTGGGTGTTGAGGAAGCCTGCGAATTCATCCGGGGCGACGCCGTCGAGTACCTGCGCCGTTACAGCGGGCCGCCGTTCGACCTGATCCTGGCCGATCCGCCCTACGATCTGCCCGAGCTGCCGCAGCTTCCGGAGCTGGCATTCCCTCACCTGAAGCCACATGGCCTGTTCGTGCTCGAACACGACAAGCGCCATAACTTCGAGGGGCACCCCCACCTGGATACAAGCCGGCGCTACGGCCGCACGATCGTCTCGGTGTTTCGTCCGCAACCCGTCGAACGCTGA
- the coaD gene encoding pantetheine-phosphate adenylyltransferase, whose protein sequence is MRERLALYPGSFDPFTYGHLDIVERALRIFDRVEVTVAVNIGKEPLFSIEERCELIRQCTAHLDRVEVVAFEGLLVDHARARGATALVRGLRQVSDFEYEFRMAFANRRLYPELETVFLMTSEEYAMISSSIVREIHRWGGDVSLFVPPPVVEALRKKRAAR, encoded by the coding sequence ATGCGCGAACGCCTGGCCCTCTACCCCGGCTCGTTCGATCCGTTCACCTACGGCCATCTCGACATCGTCGAGCGTGCCCTGCGGATCTTCGACCGGGTAGAGGTGACCGTGGCGGTCAACATCGGCAAGGAGCCGCTGTTTTCCATCGAGGAACGCTGTGAGCTGATCCGCCAGTGCACGGCGCACCTGGACCGCGTCGAGGTGGTGGCTTTCGAAGGGCTGCTGGTCGATCACGCGCGGGCCCGCGGCGCTACGGCGCTGGTGCGCGGATTGCGTCAGGTGAGTGATTTTGAGTACGAATTTCGCATGGCATTTGCCAACCGTCGCCTGTACCCCGAGCTGGAAACGGTTTTCCTGATGACCTCCGAAGAATATGCAATGATCAGCTCTTCGATCGTGCGCGAGATCCATCGCTGGGGCGGCGACGTGAGCCTGTTCGTGCCGCCGCCTGTTGTTGAAGCGCTGCGGAAGAAACGTGCAGCCCGTTGA
- a CDS encoding pyridoxal phosphate-dependent aminotransferase: protein MSLQLDTFNPRVMAVQPSATLAMTARAKQLRREGKPVIGLSAGEPDFDTPAPIAEAAIQAIREGFTHYTENAGMLELREAICRKLAEENGLTYEPDQILCTNGAKQAVAMAIEVLCRPEDEVLIPAPYWVSYPEMVRLAGATPVILPTSVETGYRLTPEQLEAAITERTRLLILCSPSNPTGTVYTPEELEALADVLRRHEHVYVLSDEIYEYILFDAKHVSFASLPGMKERTITVNGFSKGFAMTGWRLGYLAAERPIVKAAAKVQSQFTSAPCSISQKAGLAALQMDKGPIREMVAAFRQRRDFVLERLQAIDGITCPKPEGAFYLFPQVSAFYGRRTPDGRTITDSESLCLYLLEQCHVALVPGQAFGDPNGVRISYAASMENLAEAMRRIEAGLAALQ from the coding sequence ATGTCGCTGCAGCTCGACACGTTCAATCCCCGGGTGATGGCCGTGCAGCCGTCGGCCACGCTGGCCATGACGGCACGGGCCAAGCAGTTGCGTCGTGAAGGCAAGCCGGTCATCGGTCTGAGCGCCGGTGAGCCGGACTTCGACACACCGGCACCCATCGCCGAGGCCGCCATTCAGGCCATCCGGGAGGGCTTCACGCACTACACGGAAAACGCGGGCATGCTCGAGCTCCGCGAGGCCATCTGCCGCAAGCTGGCCGAGGAGAACGGGCTGACCTACGAGCCGGACCAGATCCTCTGCACGAACGGGGCCAAGCAGGCCGTGGCGATGGCCATCGAGGTGCTCTGCCGGCCCGAGGACGAAGTGCTGATCCCGGCGCCTTACTGGGTCAGCTACCCCGAGATGGTCCGGCTGGCCGGAGCCACGCCGGTCATCCTGCCCACCTCGGTCGAAACCGGCTACCGGCTGACGCCGGAGCAACTGGAGGCGGCCATCACCGAGCGTACGCGCCTGCTGATTCTCTGCTCGCCGTCGAACCCGACGGGGACGGTCTACACGCCTGAAGAACTGGAAGCGCTGGCCGACGTGCTGCGCCGCCACGAGCACGTCTACGTGCTTTCGGACGAGATCTACGAATACATCCTGTTCGACGCGAAGCACGTGTCGTTTGCGAGCCTGCCCGGCATGAAGGAGCGGACGATCACGGTGAACGGCTTCTCGAAGGGATTCGCCATGACGGGTTGGCGGCTGGGCTACCTGGCGGCCGAGCGGCCCATCGTCAAAGCGGCGGCCAAGGTGCAGAGTCAGTTCACCTCGGCGCCCTGCAGCATCTCGCAGAAGGCCGGGCTGGCCGCGCTGCAGATGGACAAAGGGCCGATCCGGGAGATGGTGGCCGCCTTCCGCCAGCGGCGCGACTTCGTGCTGGAGCGGCTGCAGGCCATTGACGGCATCACCTGTCCGAAGCCGGAAGGGGCGTTCTATCTCTTTCCGCAGGTGTCGGCCTTCTACGGGCGGCGCACGCCGGACGGCCGGACGATCACCGACAGCGAGTCGCTTTGCCTGTACCTGCTGGAGCAGTGCCATGTGGCGCTGGTACCCGGCCAGGCCTTCGGCGATCCGAACGGCGTGCGCATCTCGTATGCCGCGTCGATGGAAAACCTGGCCGAGGCCATGCGGCGCATCGAAGCCGGGCTGGCGGCCCTGCAATGA
- a CDS encoding site-2 protease family protein: MEPIPGIRWRETVAAPPRRPQRVWLHLLLFVLTLVTTTLTWPDWAGRWLLYERVGYGALLADGLRFSLPLLLILTVHEFGHYLAARFHRIDATLPYYIPFPFNGIGTFGAVIRIREPIPDTRSLFDIGVAGPLAGFVVALIVLFYALLTLPPPTYLLDVPGHEALKAYILAHGRFPSAPLPSEDPTSVTLVLGHTLLFDTLARFFPNVPPMYELYHYPTLFAAWLGLFFTALNLLPVGQLDGGHVLYALFGRRWHRRLARAFVLLLLVSATIGFALETLPPLLQEGIWWLEPAAWFGLALVLYLYLHRLFDGDHRIVAPVLLGLMVLAALAPRMAGLVGWMGHSGWFLWSLIILYLIRVDHPPVWYRVPLSRTRRALGWAAIAIFVLCFSIRPLYLI; the protein is encoded by the coding sequence TTGGAGCCGATTCCGGGCATCCGGTGGCGTGAAACGGTCGCGGCGCCCCCGCGGCGGCCGCAACGGGTGTGGCTGCATCTGCTGCTGTTCGTGCTGACGCTGGTGACCACCACGCTGACCTGGCCCGACTGGGCGGGTCGCTGGCTGCTCTACGAACGGGTAGGATACGGCGCGTTGCTGGCCGACGGCCTGCGCTTCAGCCTGCCGCTGCTACTGATCCTGACCGTGCACGAGTTCGGGCACTACCTGGCCGCCCGCTTCCATCGGATCGACGCCACATTGCCCTACTACATTCCGTTTCCGTTCAACGGCATCGGAACGTTCGGGGCCGTCATCCGCATCCGGGAGCCGATTCCCGACACGCGCTCGCTGTTCGACATCGGCGTGGCCGGGCCGCTGGCCGGATTCGTCGTGGCGCTCATTGTGCTGTTCTATGCGCTGCTGACGCTCCCGCCGCCCACGTACCTGCTGGACGTGCCCGGCCACGAGGCGCTCAAGGCCTACATCCTGGCGCACGGGCGTTTTCCGTCCGCTCCGCTCCCTTCCGAGGACCCGACGAGCGTCACGCTCGTGCTGGGCCACACGCTGCTGTTCGACACGCTGGCCCGCTTTTTCCCGAACGTGCCGCCCATGTACGAGCTGTACCACTACCCCACGCTGTTTGCGGCCTGGCTGGGACTGTTCTTCACGGCCCTGAACCTGCTGCCGGTGGGCCAGCTCGACGGCGGACATGTGCTCTATGCGCTGTTCGGACGCCGCTGGCATCGGCGGCTGGCCCGAGCCTTCGTCCTGCTGCTGCTCGTGTCGGCCACGATCGGCTTTGCGCTGGAGACGCTTCCGCCCCTGCTGCAGGAGGGCATCTGGTGGCTGGAGCCGGCCGCCTGGTTCGGTCTGGCACTGGTGCTTTACCTGTACCTGCACCGGCTGTTCGACGGCGATCACCGCATCGTGGCGCCCGTGCTGCTGGGGCTGATGGTGCTGGCCGCGCTGGCGCCCCGCATGGCCGGCCTCGTCGGCTGGATGGGACACAGCGGCTGGTTTCTCTGGAGCCTGATCATCCTGTACCTGATCCGGGTCGATCACCCGCCCGTCTGGTACCGGGTGCCGCTTTCGCGTACGCGGCGGGCGCTGGGCTGGGCGGCCATCGCGATTTTCGTGCTCTGCTTCAGCATTCGCCCGCTGTACCTGATCTGA
- a CDS encoding FlgD immunoglobulin-like domain containing protein, with amino-acid sequence MWSWSKRLVWVGLLLGLTAGDGRAQSKADWSRRVAELIPVPGIAENFVSNLAARGDSLWVGPRLDLTFDGGQTWYRADVDSITQGRGRVYALLVVGDTIWASLGTRYQADLNGDGVDDDVFEAVGLVYSTDGGNTWGFRFPPLDAPTDTVITYGVSRLLAEPVVSPQLTTTFDLAYDRRRGRLWAASWYGGLRYSDDFGRTWHRAVLPPDSLDALRPDQPYFFRVAPPVSALDRYDNYFAFAVHVDDEGTVWAGTAGGINRSVDGGLSWDRFFNDGRPNAPTGNWIVAIAEQRRPNGQRVLWFATRPAGATPGETFGITRTADGGRTFQQVLLGERINDFAFRGDTVYAAGDNGLFVSTDQGRTWRTIRDFYDPASNRIVRPDVRVLAVAVTRSHLWIGTSDGLLRSDDGGRTWRLFRADVPLRPDNPSPAVPRVDTYAYPNPFSPALDAFVRIRYELDREATVRVHVFDFGLQRVRTLFEGTQPAGPHEVIWDGLDARGVRVANGVYFYAVETGSATYWGKILVIE; translated from the coding sequence ATGTGGTCGTGGAGTAAACGGCTGGTCTGGGTGGGGTTGCTGCTGGGCCTGACGGCCGGCGACGGGCGGGCGCAGTCAAAAGCCGACTGGAGCCGGCGCGTGGCCGAGCTGATTCCGGTCCCGGGCATCGCCGAGAACTTCGTCAGCAACCTGGCCGCCCGCGGCGACTCGCTCTGGGTGGGGCCGCGCCTGGACCTGACCTTCGACGGGGGACAGACCTGGTACCGGGCCGATGTCGATTCGATCACGCAGGGACGCGGCCGCGTCTATGCGCTGCTGGTAGTGGGCGACACGATCTGGGCCAGCCTGGGCACGCGCTACCAGGCCGACCTGAACGGCGACGGCGTGGACGACGACGTGTTCGAGGCCGTGGGGCTGGTCTATTCCACCGACGGCGGCAACACGTGGGGCTTCCGCTTTCCGCCGCTCGACGCACCCACCGACACGGTGATCACCTACGGCGTCTCGCGATTGCTGGCCGAGCCGGTCGTCTCCCCGCAGCTCACCACGACGTTCGACCTGGCCTACGATCGGCGGCGCGGCCGGCTCTGGGCGGCGAGCTGGTACGGCGGCCTGCGCTACTCGGACGACTTCGGCCGCACCTGGCATCGGGCCGTGCTCCCGCCCGACTCGCTCGACGCGCTTCGTCCCGATCAGCCCTATTTCTTCCGCGTAGCGCCGCCCGTCAGCGCGCTGGACCGCTACGACAACTACTTCGCCTTTGCCGTGCATGTGGACGACGAGGGGACCGTCTGGGCCGGCACGGCCGGAGGCATCAACCGCTCGGTGGACGGCGGACTGAGCTGGGATCGCTTCTTCAACGACGGCCGCCCCAACGCGCCCACCGGCAACTGGATCGTGGCCATCGCCGAGCAGCGCCGACCCAACGGCCAGCGTGTGCTGTGGTTCGCCACGCGGCCGGCCGGCGCCACACCCGGCGAGACGTTCGGCATCACGCGGACGGCCGACGGTGGCCGCACCTTCCAGCAGGTGCTGCTGGGCGAGCGCATCAACGACTTCGCCTTCCGGGGCGACACCGTCTACGCCGCGGGCGACAACGGGCTGTTCGTCTCGACGGATCAGGGGCGCACCTGGCGCACCATTCGCGACTTTTACGATCCCGCTTCGAACCGCATCGTGCGACCCGACGTGCGCGTGCTGGCCGTGGCCGTGACGCGCTCGCATCTGTGGATCGGGACTTCCGACGGCCTGCTTCGAAGCGACGACGGCGGGCGCACCTGGCGGCTGTTCCGGGCCGATGTGCCGCTTCGTCCCGACAATCCCTCGCCGGCCGTCCCCCGCGTCGATACCTACGCCTACCCGAACCCGTTCTCGCCCGCACTCGATGCGTTCGTGCGCATTCGCTACGAGCTGGACCGAGAGGCCACGGTGCGCGTGCACGTGTTCGACTTCGGCCTGCAGCGCGTGCGCACGCTCTTCGAAGGAACGCAGCCGGCCGGCCCGCACGAAGTGATCTGGGACGGACTCGACGCCCGCGGCGTGCGTGTGGCCAACGGCGTGTACTTCTACGCGGTGGAGACGGGCTCGGCCACCTACTGGGGCAAAATTCTGGTGATCGAATGA
- a CDS encoding OmpP1/FadL family transporter, translated as MKRIALLIVLSWAVAARAQEVGVFARMGLDARALALGQALVADVEGAAAYYNPALAVFTERPELALSTAFMALDRELQSAQLSTRMPPRAGIAVVLRHAGVRNIDGRDASGYHTQSYSTDEYALLVAFGTRVSDRVTLGLGLQFFRADLFEGLRPVQSIGLDLGLLYRATETLHLGLAVDDLLARYTWNTSDLYGPQQGSTTSDRFPMRVRLGASWTAPAGRLRLLGEYEASFTSVEVRQRRVQLVGDTPREALVSERRWARGGQLRLGATYRLSEAFALLGGLDRIGRLPEAGGWQPALGFSLATRLGNLPFRAGYTVRLEHTALPPMHMLSVGLFL; from the coding sequence ATGAAGCGGATCGCGCTGCTGATCGTGCTGAGCTGGGCCGTCGCGGCCCGGGCGCAGGAAGTGGGTGTCTTCGCCCGGATGGGGCTCGACGCCCGGGCGCTGGCGCTCGGACAGGCCCTGGTGGCCGACGTCGAAGGTGCTGCCGCCTACTACAACCCGGCGCTGGCCGTGTTTACCGAACGACCTGAGCTGGCGCTCAGCACGGCGTTTATGGCACTCGATCGCGAGCTGCAGAGCGCACAACTGTCCACGCGCATGCCGCCGCGCGCGGGCATCGCGGTCGTGCTCCGGCACGCCGGGGTGCGCAACATCGACGGACGCGACGCCAGCGGCTACCACACGCAGAGCTACAGCACGGACGAGTATGCGCTGCTGGTGGCCTTCGGCACGCGGGTGAGCGATCGGGTCACGCTGGGGCTCGGCCTGCAGTTCTTCCGTGCGGATCTGTTCGAAGGGCTACGGCCGGTGCAGAGCATCGGGCTCGACCTGGGGCTGCTCTACCGCGCCACCGAAACGCTGCACCTGGGACTGGCCGTCGACGATCTGCTGGCCCGCTACACCTGGAACACGTCGGATCTCTACGGGCCGCAGCAGGGCAGCACCACGTCGGACCGCTTCCCGATGCGCGTGCGGCTGGGCGCTTCGTGGACGGCCCCGGCCGGGCGGCTCCGGCTGCTGGGCGAGTACGAGGCGTCGTTTACGTCCGTCGAGGTGCGACAGCGGCGCGTACAACTCGTGGGCGACACGCCCCGCGAGGCGCTGGTCTCCGAACGGCGCTGGGCACGGGGCGGGCAGCTCCGGCTGGGCGCCACCTATCGGCTCAGTGAGGCGTTCGCGCTGCTGGGCGGACTCGACCGCATCGGTCGCCTGCCCGAGGCCGGCGGCTGGCAACCGGCGCTGGGCTTTTCGCTGGCTACCCGGCTGGGCAATCTACCCTTCCGGGCCGGTTACACCGTCCGGCTCGAACACACCGCCCTTCCCCCGATGCACATGCTGTCGGTGGGGTTGTTTCTCTGA
- a CDS encoding rhodanese-like domain-containing protein encodes MKTRILLLLALLSGPAACTTERTEAPQTTTTAVADTTAIVRLTAEEFLARYTPDAVVIDVRTPEEFAQGHLKGALNINVQAPDFREQIQARGLDPNRPVYLYCRSGRRSQRAAEILREMGFRQLYNIGGFEDLARAGAEVAR; translated from the coding sequence ATGAAGACCCGTATCCTTTTGCTGCTGGCATTGCTATCTGGTCCGGCCGCCTGCACGACCGAGCGCACCGAAGCACCGCAGACCACGACGACTGCGGTGGCCGACACGACGGCAATCGTGCGCCTCACGGCCGAGGAGTTTCTGGCCCGCTACACGCCGGACGCCGTCGTGATCGACGTGCGCACGCCCGAGGAATTCGCGCAGGGCCACCTGAAGGGTGCATTGAACATCAACGTGCAGGCGCCCGACTTCCGGGAGCAGATCCAGGCGCGCGGACTGGATCCGAACCGGCCCGTTTACCTCTACTGCCGCTCCGGTCGCCGGAGCCAGCGGGCCGCCGAAATCCTGCGTGAAATGGGATTCCGCCAGCTTTACAACATCGGCGGCTTCGAGGACCTGGCCCGTGCCGGCGCCGAAGTGGCGCGTTGA
- a CDS encoding rhodanese-like domain-containing protein, whose translation MWTHLLRLLTRPAETHDVLRPEVFLHRRRPEDVVIDVRTPEEFAQGHLEGAINLDLMASDFHEKVARLDPNRTYYLYCRSGNRSGQAARLLRKRGLEAYNIGGLEDLARAGATIVR comes from the coding sequence ATGTGGACTCACCTGCTGAGATTACTGACGCGACCGGCTGAAACGCACGACGTGCTACGGCCGGAAGTTTTTCTACACCGCCGGCGTCCGGAAGACGTCGTGATCGATGTGCGCACGCCCGAGGAATTCGCGCAGGGGCATCTGGAAGGAGCGATCAATCTCGATCTGATGGCGTCTGACTTCCACGAAAAAGTTGCACGCCTCGATCCGAACCGGACGTACTATCTTTACTGTCGCTCCGGCAATCGAAGCGGACAGGCCGCACGGCTGCTGCGCAAACGCGGCCTGGAAGCCTACAACATCGGCGGGTTGGAAGACCTGGCCCGTGCCGGAGCTACCATCGTCCGCTGA
- a CDS encoding Tll0287-like domain-containing protein, with translation MRAFLIMAVLLLAACGREPASDAPPAAVRQQVEEAIRALDALRAGLARTITAGETIDAATFNRVCRPVGQQARQLAETNGWIVQQLAVKYRNPAHRPDSQAAALFARFEADPSLDSLWVRATWNGTPGWRYLRRITVRPQCLACHGPRDRRPAFIVQNYPEDRAYDFRPGDLRGLYSVFVPDSLLQTSF, from the coding sequence ATGCGTGCTTTTCTGATAATGGCCGTGCTGCTCCTGGCCGCCTGCGGGCGGGAGCCTGCATCGGACGCCCCGCCCGCGGCGGTCCGGCAACAGGTGGAAGAAGCGATCCGGGCGCTCGACGCCCTGCGGGCCGGACTGGCCCGGACCATCACGGCCGGCGAGACGATCGACGCGGCCACGTTCAACCGCGTCTGCCGACCTGTCGGCCAGCAGGCCCGGCAACTGGCCGAAACGAACGGCTGGATCGTGCAGCAACTGGCCGTGAAATACCGGAACCCGGCGCATCGGCCCGACTCCCAAGCGGCTGCGCTGTTTGCCCGCTTCGAGGCCGATCCGTCGCTCGACAGCCTCTGGGTTCGCGCCACCTGGAACGGCACGCCGGGCTGGCGCTACCTGCGCCGCATCACGGTCCGGCCTCAGTGCCTGGCCTGTCACGGCCCGCGCGATCGGCGCCCAGCCTTCATCGTGCAGAACTATCCCGAAGACCGGGCCTACGACTTCCGGCCCGGCGATCTGCGCGGTCTCTACAGCGTCTTCGTACCGGATTCGCTGCTGCAGACATCTTTTTGA
- the trxA gene encoding thioredoxin — MTLPEFFQKEVIEKSHEKPVVVDFWAPWCGPCRILGPVLEKLARESKGAWRLVKVNTDQHPELAMHYGVRGIPTVKLFRNGEVVDEFVGALPEPAVRRWLQQHVPEPSAS; from the coding sequence ATGACGCTTCCGGAATTCTTTCAGAAAGAGGTGATCGAAAAAAGCCACGAAAAGCCCGTGGTGGTGGACTTCTGGGCGCCCTGGTGCGGCCCCTGCCGCATCCTCGGGCCGGTGCTCGAAAAGCTGGCCCGGGAAAGCAAAGGGGCCTGGCGCCTGGTGAAGGTCAACACGGATCAGCACCCCGAACTGGCCATGCACTACGGCGTGCGGGGCATTCCGACCGTCAAACTGTTCCGCAACGGCGAGGTGGTGGACGAGTTCGTGGGGGCGCTGCCGGAGCCGGCCGTCCGTCGCTGGCTCCAGCAGCACGTGCCGGAACCGAGCGCTTCCTGA
- a CDS encoding sulfite exporter TauE/SafE family protein, which yields MWIALIGALLVGLSLGLLGSGGSILTVPVLVYLVGEPDKVAIAESLGIVAAIAAAGALPYARQRTIDWRSVLFFGIPGIVGTYGGAWLSRFVSGPVQLVLFAGVMLLAAVLMYRRSTPRPVPTPPSAGGVTVTARKHAAWKIMLEGVSVGVLTGLVGVGGGFLIVPALVLLGGLDMRRAVGTSLIIIALKSVAGYLKYLDVLADLGLAVNWEVVGLFAIVGIAGSFAGNWIGGRIPQHRLQRGFAVFLVVMGLWILYQNLGMLTG from the coding sequence ATGTGGATTGCATTGATCGGGGCGCTACTGGTGGGGCTTTCGCTGGGCCTGCTGGGCTCGGGCGGAAGTATCCTCACGGTGCCCGTGCTGGTGTATCTGGTGGGTGAGCCCGACAAGGTGGCCATTGCCGAGAGTCTGGGCATCGTGGCGGCCATTGCGGCGGCCGGTGCCCTGCCCTACGCCCGCCAGCGTACGATCGACTGGCGAAGCGTGCTGTTTTTCGGCATTCCGGGCATCGTGGGCACCTACGGCGGTGCCTGGCTGTCGCGCTTCGTGTCGGGGCCGGTGCAGCTCGTGCTCTTTGCCGGCGTCATGTTGCTGGCCGCCGTGCTCATGTACCGCCGGAGCACACCCCGACCGGTGCCGACACCGCCCAGCGCGGGGGGCGTGACCGTGACCGCCCGCAAACACGCGGCCTGGAAGATCATGCTCGAAGGCGTCAGCGTGGGCGTGCTCACCGGCCTGGTGGGCGTCGGCGGCGGCTTTCTGATCGTGCCGGCGCTCGTGCTGCTGGGCGGGCTCGACATGCGCCGGGCCGTCGGCACCAGCCTGATCATCATCGCGCTCAAGAGCGTGGCCGGCTACCTGAAATACCTCGACGTACTGGCCGACCTGGGCCTGGCCGTCAACTGGGAGGTGGTGGGCCTGTTCGCCATCGTGGGCATTGCCGGATCGTTTGCCGGCAACTGGATCGGCGGGCGGATCCCCCAGCACCGACTGCAGCGCGGCTTTGCCGTCTTCCTGGTCGTGATGGGCCTCTGGATTCTCTACCAGAACCTGGGTATGCTGACGGGATAA